A stretch of the Ochrobactrum sp. BTU1 genome encodes the following:
- a CDS encoding carbohydrate ABC transporter permease, whose product MASKTLSNDQHRLLRRVKKVAYLIGLFLAMTIICLPGLWIVLSSLRPPVEIMAKPPVWIPHEITLDAYYAMFSGAGGGGIPVWDYFRNSLIISVTSTIIALIVGVSGGYAFARFRFWGKSTTFLGLMLTRSVPGIALSLPLFMLYSRIGIIDTHFGLIVTYVALNVPFTIWLIDGFFRQVPKDLAEAAQIDGCTRWQAFWQVEFPLAGPGIATAGIFAFLTSWNEYALASQLTRSVNSKTLPVGLLDYTAEFTIDWRGMCALAVVMIIPALTLTFIVQKHLVAGLTFGAVKG is encoded by the coding sequence ATGGCTTCCAAAACCCTCTCTAATGATCAGCATCGCCTGCTGCGCCGCGTCAAGAAAGTCGCCTACCTCATCGGCCTGTTTCTTGCGATGACGATCATCTGCCTGCCCGGTCTGTGGATCGTGCTGTCCTCGCTGCGTCCGCCGGTTGAAATCATGGCAAAGCCGCCGGTCTGGATACCGCACGAAATCACGCTCGACGCTTATTATGCAATGTTCTCTGGTGCTGGCGGCGGCGGCATTCCGGTCTGGGATTATTTCCGCAACTCGCTGATTATCTCGGTCACATCCACCATCATTGCGCTGATTGTCGGTGTTTCAGGTGGCTATGCCTTTGCGCGCTTCCGCTTCTGGGGCAAGTCGACGACATTCCTCGGTCTTATGCTAACGCGCTCGGTGCCGGGCATCGCCTTGTCGCTGCCGCTCTTCATGCTCTATTCACGCATTGGCATTATCGACACGCATTTCGGTCTGATCGTCACTTATGTGGCGCTCAATGTGCCATTCACGATCTGGCTGATCGACGGCTTCTTTCGTCAGGTACCGAAGGATCTGGCGGAAGCAGCCCAGATCGACGGTTGCACGCGCTGGCAGGCTTTCTGGCAGGTGGAATTTCCGCTGGCCGGTCCCGGCATCGCGACTGCTGGCATCTTCGCCTTCCTCACTTCATGGAACGAATATGCGCTGGCTTCCCAGCTCACCCGCTCGGTCAATTCCAAGACCCTTCCTGTCGGTCTTCTCGATTACACCGCTGAATTCACCATCGACTGGCGTGGCATGTGCGCGCTGGCGGTCGTGATGATTATTCCGGCGCTGACCCTCACATTCATCGTTCAGAAGCATCTTGTTGCTGGTCTGACGTTCGGCGCGGTTAAAGGTTGA
- the ugpC gene encoding sn-glycerol-3-phosphate ABC transporter ATP-binding protein UgpC gives MAQLSIKNLVKRYGTIEVVHGINLEIADKEFVALVGPSGCGKSTTLRMIAGLESISDGALEIGGKVVNDLPPRDRNISMVFQSYALYPHMSVRENMGFSLKIAKQPQAEIDRRVNEASAILGLEALMERRPAQLSGGQRQRVAMGRAIVRNPEVFLFDEPLSNLDAKLRTQMRTEIKKLHAKVQSTVVYVTHDQVEAMTLADRIVIMRDGHIEQVGTPDEVFKRPATQFVAGFIGSPPMNMAEATVQGSELVFASGDRLPVPAQFKAKVTDGAKVTFGLRPDDLFPTGHGLSSGGAGTSHEQDLRVSITEPLGNETLVFVEFAGKEWVARMLNPRPLNSGEAISMHFDLSQAHLFDAANGKSLAV, from the coding sequence ATGGCTCAGCTTTCCATTAAAAATCTCGTCAAGCGCTACGGCACAATCGAAGTGGTGCATGGCATCAATCTCGAAATCGCCGACAAGGAATTTGTAGCGCTTGTTGGCCCGTCCGGCTGTGGCAAGTCCACGACGCTGCGCATGATTGCCGGTCTTGAAAGCATTTCCGACGGCGCGTTGGAAATCGGCGGCAAGGTCGTCAACGATCTGCCGCCGCGTGATCGCAACATCTCCATGGTGTTCCAGTCCTATGCGCTTTATCCGCATATGTCGGTGCGCGAAAACATGGGTTTCTCGCTCAAAATAGCCAAACAGCCACAGGCGGAAATTGACCGTCGCGTCAATGAAGCATCAGCCATTCTTGGCCTTGAAGCCTTGATGGAACGCCGTCCGGCACAGCTTTCAGGTGGTCAGCGCCAGCGCGTTGCCATGGGCCGCGCCATCGTGCGCAATCCGGAAGTTTTTCTGTTCGACGAGCCACTGTCCAACCTCGATGCGAAGCTGCGCACGCAGATGCGCACGGAGATCAAGAAGCTTCATGCCAAGGTGCAGTCCACAGTCGTTTATGTGACGCATGATCAGGTCGAAGCCATGACACTGGCCGACCGCATCGTCATCATGCGCGATGGGCATATCGAGCAGGTCGGAACACCGGATGAAGTGTTCAAGCGTCCGGCAACCCAATTCGTTGCGGGCTTTATCGGCTCGCCGCCAATGAATATGGCGGAGGCAACTGTGCAGGGTTCGGAACTGGTCTTTGCCAGTGGCGATCGTCTGCCAGTGCCTGCACAATTTAAGGCCAAGGTTACAGATGGTGCCAAGGTGACATTCGGTTTGCGCCCGGACGATCTTTTCCCGACTGGCCACGGCCTGTCGTCGGGTGGTGCCGGTACATCGCATGAGCAGGATCTGCGCGTTTCGATCACCGAGCCGCTTGGCAATGAAACGCTGGTCTTTGTCGAGTTCGCCGGCAAGGAATGGGTAGCGCGTATGCTCAACCCGCGCCCTCTCAATTCCGGTGAAGCAATCTCCATGCATTTTGATCTGTCGCAGGCGCATCTGTTTGATGCGGCGAACGGCAAGAGCTTGGCGGTATAG
- a CDS encoding mandelate racemase/muconate lactonizing enzyme family protein: MARIEKVELRMVDLPPKVKRTDAIQSFVSQETPIVTITDSDGAVGTGYSYTIGTGGSSVMRLLNDHLVPLIINEDADCIEAIWRKLEFATHATTIGAITALALAAIDTALWDLRAKKQNLPLWKLAGGAKDRCSLYTTEGGWLHIEKEALVEDALAAKAKGFSGSKVKIGKPHGSEDYARLSAVRAAVGDGFEIMTDCNQGFTVDEAIRRAERLKELDLAWIEEPLPADDLDGHIRLTRSTPTPIAVGESIYSIRHFREYMQKGACSIVQVDVARIGGITPWLKVAHAAEAFDIPVCPHFLMELHVSLTCAVQNGRYVEYIPQLDDLTTKGMEIRDGHAIAPSEPGIGIEWDWDAVCSRSVSEFTREIVRS, from the coding sequence ATGGCACGCATTGAAAAAGTTGAACTGCGCATGGTCGACCTTCCGCCGAAGGTCAAGCGCACCGACGCGATCCAGAGTTTTGTCAGTCAGGAAACGCCTATCGTCACCATCACGGATAGCGATGGGGCGGTTGGGACGGGCTATAGCTACACCATTGGCACCGGCGGCTCGTCCGTCATGCGCCTGTTGAACGACCATCTGGTGCCGCTGATTATCAATGAGGATGCAGATTGCATTGAGGCGATCTGGCGTAAGCTCGAATTTGCGACCCACGCCACAACCATTGGCGCGATTACCGCTTTGGCGCTTGCTGCCATTGATACAGCTCTTTGGGATTTGCGTGCGAAGAAACAGAACCTGCCGCTGTGGAAGCTCGCAGGTGGTGCCAAGGATCGTTGTTCGCTGTACACGACCGAAGGCGGCTGGCTGCATATCGAGAAAGAAGCGCTGGTCGAGGATGCTCTAGCCGCCAAAGCCAAGGGGTTCTCCGGCTCCAAGGTGAAGATCGGTAAGCCGCATGGTTCGGAAGATTATGCGCGTCTTTCGGCTGTTCGTGCAGCCGTGGGTGATGGCTTTGAAATCATGACCGATTGCAATCAGGGCTTTACGGTGGATGAAGCGATCCGTCGCGCCGAGCGTCTGAAAGAACTTGATCTGGCATGGATCGAAGAGCCGCTTCCGGCTGATGATCTTGATGGCCATATCCGCCTGACCCGTTCCACGCCGACACCGATTGCGGTGGGTGAATCGATCTATTCGATCCGCCATTTCCGTGAATATATGCAGAAGGGCGCTTGCTCTATCGTCCAGGTGGATGTGGCGCGCATCGGCGGCATCACGCCTTGGCTGAAAGTGGCACACGCCGCCGAAGCCTTCGACATTCCGGTTTGCCCTCATTTTCTGATGGAACTGCATGTCAGCCTCACCTGTGCCGTGCAGAACGGGCGCTATGTCGAATATATCCCACAGCTTGATGATCTGACCACCAAGGGTATGGAAATTCGTGATGGCCACGCCATTGCGCCGTCTGAGCCGGGCATTGGTATCGAGTGGGATTGGGATGCCGTGTGCAGTCGGTCGGTTTCCGAATTTACCCGCGAGATCGTGAGGTCGTAA
- a CDS encoding L-rhamnose mutarotase: protein MAQRQKQRMGMVIGLKPEKITEYKKLHASVWPEILALISECNITNYTIFLKEPENLLFGTWDYVGTDFEADMKKMADNPKNQEWWSVCMPCQKPLETRKEGEWWAMMEEVFHHD from the coding sequence ATGGCGCAACGCCAGAAACAAAGAATGGGCATGGTGATCGGGCTGAAGCCTGAAAAGATCACAGAATACAAGAAGCTGCACGCGAGCGTATGGCCGGAAATTCTGGCGCTCATTTCCGAGTGCAACATCACCAATTACACGATTTTTCTCAAAGAGCCGGAAAACCTGCTGTTTGGCACATGGGACTATGTCGGCACCGACTTTGAAGCCGACATGAAGAAGATGGCTGATAATCCTAAAAATCAGGAATGGTGGTCAGTCTGTATGCCATGCCAAAAGCCGCTTGAAACCCGAAAAGAGGGTGAATGGTGGGCGATGATGGAGGAGGTTTTTCATCATGACTGA
- a CDS encoding Gfo/Idh/MocA family oxidoreductase, with product MTEAFDPKSLRQWWAKPTQPKPIVIFGAGSIVGDAHLPAYKKGGFPVAGIFDPNFEKASALADQWGVKAFASFEEALAVGSAIFDLATPPSAHASILSQLPEGAAVLIQKPMGSDLAAATEILKVCRARNLKAAVNFQLRFAPMMLALYDAVDKGLLGEVVDFDAWLALATPWGLWPFLKGLPRIEIAMHSIHYLDFVRGLLGNPQGVHAKTLGHPNHEVAQTRTAAILDYGNRVRCALSINHDHDFGRKFQACEFRICGTEGAAYVKLGVNLDYPRGEPDQLWIKPKGGDDWVQVALQGAWFPDAFLNRIAQLQRFATGEDAELIGSVEDAWHTMALVEAAYQSSAAPATPLAAKPEF from the coding sequence ATGACTGAGGCTTTTGATCCGAAAAGCCTGCGCCAGTGGTGGGCGAAGCCCACGCAGCCAAAACCGATTGTCATTTTCGGTGCGGGTAGCATTGTCGGCGACGCACATCTGCCTGCCTACAAGAAGGGCGGCTTCCCGGTTGCGGGCATTTTCGATCCTAATTTCGAGAAAGCATCGGCACTTGCTGACCAATGGGGCGTGAAGGCTTTTGCAAGTTTTGAAGAGGCGCTAGCCGTTGGAAGTGCGATCTTCGATCTGGCCACGCCGCCCTCAGCCCATGCCTCGATCCTCTCGCAATTGCCCGAAGGCGCTGCCGTCCTGATCCAAAAGCCGATGGGCAGCGATCTTGCCGCAGCAACGGAAATTCTGAAAGTCTGCCGTGCGCGTAATCTCAAAGCTGCGGTGAATTTCCAGCTACGTTTCGCGCCGATGATGCTCGCTCTTTACGACGCCGTCGATAAGGGCTTGCTTGGCGAAGTGGTGGATTTCGACGCATGGCTGGCGCTTGCGACCCCTTGGGGTCTGTGGCCGTTCCTCAAAGGCCTGCCGCGCATCGAGATCGCCATGCATTCGATCCATTATCTGGATTTCGTGCGTGGTCTGCTTGGCAATCCGCAAGGCGTTCACGCCAAGACGCTTGGGCATCCAAACCACGAAGTCGCACAGACCCGCACGGCTGCAATTCTTGATTATGGCAATCGCGTGCGCTGTGCGCTGTCGATCAATCACGATCATGATTTCGGCCGCAAGTTTCAGGCCTGCGAGTTCCGCATTTGCGGGACTGAGGGTGCAGCCTATGTGAAACTCGGCGTCAATCTCGACTATCCGCGAGGCGAGCCGGACCAGCTTTGGATCAAGCCAAAGGGTGGCGACGACTGGGTGCAGGTTGCACTTCAAGGCGCATGGTTTCCGGATGCATTCTTAAACCGCATAGCGCAGTTGCAGCGTTTCGCGACTGGCGAAGATGCCGAGCTTATCGGCTCGGTTGAAGATGCATGGCACACCATGGCGCTGGTTGAGGCGGCCTATCAGTCAAGTGCTGCGCCCGCCACGCCGCTTGCTGCAAAACCGGAGTTTTGA
- a CDS encoding dehydratase, with product MSEQVIYFEDYELGHQRITYGRTITETDFVVHAGHTGDFFPHHMDAEFAKTLPGGQRIAHGTMIFAIGVGLTATLINPVAFSYGYDRLRFVRPVHIGDTIRTRVTISAKEDDPKRANMGRVTERCEVLNQRDEVVLACDHILLVERKA from the coding sequence ATGTCTGAACAGGTAATCTATTTTGAAGACTATGAATTGGGCCATCAGCGCATAACCTATGGCCGCACGATCACTGAAACGGATTTTGTGGTTCACGCCGGTCATACGGGCGATTTCTTTCCGCACCACATGGATGCGGAATTTGCAAAAACCCTGCCAGGCGGTCAGCGTATCGCGCATGGCACGATGATCTTTGCAATCGGCGTCGGTCTGACCGCGACGCTGATTAACCCTGTTGCGTTTTCCTATGGCTATGACCGCCTTCGGTTCGTGCGTCCGGTGCATATCGGCGATACGATCCGTACGCGCGTGACGATCAGCGCAAAGGAAGACGACCCGAAGCGGGCAAATATGGGCCGCGTTACCGAGCGGTGCGAAGTGCTTAATCAGCGGGACGAAGTGGTGCTTGCTTGCGACCACATCCTGCTTGTTGAACGGAAGGCATGA
- a CDS encoding SDR family oxidoreductase, which translates to MTIRFDGKTALITAAAQGIGRASALAFAEAGAKVYATDINESALKELEGVSGIITRKLNVLDEAAVKALVAEIGQVDILFNCAGVVHGGSILEMKDEDLDFAFNLNVKAMIRTIQAVLPGMLERKDGAIVNMASVASSVKGVPNRFAYGVTKAAVIGLTKAVAADYVAKGIRCNAICPGTVESPSLQDRLRAQGDYEEQRAAFIARQPIGRIGQPEEIADLAVYLAGATYTTGQAYNIDGGWTI; encoded by the coding sequence ATGACGATACGATTTGATGGAAAAACAGCGCTGATCACAGCTGCCGCTCAGGGCATTGGTCGTGCAAGTGCACTGGCTTTTGCGGAAGCAGGCGCCAAGGTCTATGCGACTGATATCAACGAGAGCGCACTCAAGGAACTCGAAGGCGTTTCGGGTATCATCACCCGCAAGCTCAACGTGCTTGACGAGGCTGCAGTGAAGGCGCTCGTTGCCGAGATCGGTCAGGTCGACATCCTGTTCAACTGCGCAGGCGTTGTCCATGGCGGTTCGATTTTGGAAATGAAGGACGAAGACCTCGACTTCGCCTTCAATCTCAACGTCAAGGCGATGATCCGCACCATTCAGGCCGTGCTGCCGGGTATGCTGGAGCGCAAGGATGGTGCCATCGTCAATATGGCGTCCGTTGCTTCGAGCGTTAAAGGCGTGCCGAACCGCTTTGCTTATGGTGTCACTAAGGCGGCTGTCATCGGTCTGACCAAGGCTGTTGCTGCCGACTATGTTGCCAAGGGCATCCGCTGCAACGCCATCTGCCCCGGTACGGTTGAAAGCCCGTCGCTGCAAGACCGTCTGCGTGCGCAGGGCGATTATGAAGAGCAGCGCGCTGCCTTCATCGCGCGTCAGCCTATTGGCCGTATCGGCCAGCCGGAAGAAATTGCCGACCTCGCGGTCTATCTCGCAGGCGCCACTTACACGACCGGTCAGGCCTACAACATCGACGGTGGTTGGACGATCTAG
- a CDS encoding fumarylacetoacetate hydrolase family protein → MKFLRYGETGQEKPGLLDADGNIRDLSAHVSDLSGAVLNPEALVKLGSLDVNALPKVEGNPRLGPCVAGTGKFICIGLNYADHAAESGMAVPPEPVIFMKATSAIVGPNDDLLIPRGSEKTDWEVELGIVIGKTAKYVSEDDALDYVAGYCTLHDVSERAFQIERAGQWTKGKSCDTFGPTGPWLVTKDEVADPQDLKMWLTVNGETMQDGSTKTMVYGVRHLVSYLSQFMSLQPGDIISTGTPPGVGMGMKPPRYLKAGDVVELGIEGLGSQKQNVRADV, encoded by the coding sequence ATGAAATTTCTTCGCTATGGCGAAACCGGTCAGGAAAAGCCGGGCCTTCTCGATGCCGACGGCAATATCCGTGATCTCTCTGCCCATGTCAGCGATCTGTCGGGTGCCGTTCTCAACCCTGAAGCACTCGTCAAGCTCGGTTCGCTGGACGTCAATGCGCTGCCAAAGGTCGAAGGCAACCCACGCCTTGGCCCATGCGTTGCAGGCACCGGCAAGTTCATCTGCATCGGTCTCAACTATGCCGATCACGCAGCAGAATCCGGCATGGCTGTACCACCAGAGCCGGTCATCTTCATGAAGGCAACCTCGGCCATCGTCGGCCCGAATGATGATCTGCTGATCCCCCGCGGTTCGGAAAAGACCGACTGGGAAGTCGAACTCGGCATCGTCATCGGCAAGACCGCGAAATATGTCTCGGAAGATGATGCGCTTGATTATGTTGCTGGCTACTGCACGCTGCATGACGTTTCGGAGCGCGCTTTCCAGATCGAACGCGCCGGCCAGTGGACCAAGGGCAAGTCTTGCGACACATTCGGCCCGACCGGCCCATGGCTGGTGACAAAGGACGAAGTTGCTGATCCGCAGGATCTCAAAATGTGGCTCACTGTCAACGGCGAAACCATGCAGGACGGCTCGACCAAGACCATGGTCTATGGCGTGCGTCATCTGGTTTCCTATCTCTCTCAGTTCATGTCACTGCAGCCGGGCGATATCATTTCCACCGGTACGCCTCCGGGCGTTGGCATGGGCATGAAACCACCGCGCTACCTCAAGGCTGGCGATGTTGTCGAACTCGGCATTGAAGGCCTCGGTTCGCAGAAGCAGAACGTGCGCGCGGACGTTTAA
- a CDS encoding L-fuconate dehydratase translates to MTKITDLRVFDLRFPTSQSLDGSDAMNPDPDYSAAYVILDTDDEALKGHGLTFTIGRGNDICCQAILAMRHLVVGSSMDDFLAAPGKFWRYLTGDSQLRWIGPDKGAMHLATGAVVNAFWDLAAKQAGKPVWRLVADMSPEEIADIVDYRYLTDALTRDEAVEILRKAESGKAERIASLEATGYPCYTTSAGWLGYGDDKLRRLCQEAIDEGFNHIKMKVGRDLEDDIRRLTIAREVIGPDRYLMIDANQVWEVDQAIEWVNKLAFSKPFFIEEPTSPDDVAGHRKIREAIGDVKVATGEMCQNRIMFKQFIAEGAIDIVQIDSCRMGGLNEVLAVLLVAAKYNKPVWPHAGGVGLCEYVQHLSMIDYVAVSGTMDGRVIEYVDHLHEHFIEPCIIKDAAYMPPSLPGFSIEMKPQSIAEYTFKG, encoded by the coding sequence ATGACGAAAATTACTGATCTGCGCGTCTTCGATCTGCGCTTCCCGACTTCGCAAAGTCTGGACGGTTCCGACGCGATGAATCCGGACCCGGACTATTCGGCAGCTTATGTTATCCTCGATACGGATGACGAAGCGCTGAAGGGCCATGGCCTCACCTTCACCATTGGTCGCGGCAATGACATTTGCTGTCAGGCCATTCTCGCCATGCGCCATCTGGTTGTCGGCTCCTCGATGGATGATTTCCTCGCGGCTCCCGGCAAGTTCTGGCGTTACCTGACCGGAGATAGCCAGTTGCGTTGGATCGGCCCGGACAAGGGCGCGATGCATCTCGCCACCGGTGCCGTCGTCAACGCCTTCTGGGACCTCGCTGCAAAGCAGGCGGGCAAGCCGGTATGGCGGCTCGTGGCCGATATGTCGCCGGAAGAAATTGCCGATATCGTCGATTATCGCTATCTCACCGATGCTCTGACCCGCGATGAAGCCGTCGAAATTCTGCGTAAGGCGGAAAGCGGCAAGGCTGAGCGTATAGCTTCGCTGGAAGCCACCGGCTATCCTTGCTACACGACCTCGGCGGGCTGGCTCGGCTATGGCGACGACAAGCTGCGTCGTCTTTGTCAGGAAGCGATTGACGAAGGCTTCAACCACATCAAGATGAAGGTTGGCCGTGATCTTGAAGACGATATTCGTCGTCTCACTATCGCGCGTGAAGTGATCGGTCCGGATCGTTATCTGATGATCGACGCCAATCAGGTGTGGGAGGTCGATCAGGCGATCGAGTGGGTCAACAAGCTTGCTTTCTCCAAGCCTTTCTTCATCGAAGAACCGACCAGCCCGGATGATGTTGCAGGTCATCGTAAAATCCGCGAAGCCATTGGCGATGTGAAGGTTGCGACCGGCGAAATGTGCCAGAACCGCATCATGTTCAAGCAGTTCATCGCGGAAGGCGCTATCGACATTGTTCAGATCGACAGCTGCCGTATGGGTGGCCTGAATGAAGTGCTGGCCGTGCTGCTGGTTGCTGCGAAATACAACAAGCCGGTCTGGCCACATGCAGGCGGTGTTGGCCTGTGTGAATATGTGCAGCATCTTTCGATGATCGATTATGTTGCCGTTTCCGGCACCATGGACGGTCGTGTGATCGAATATGTCGATCATCTGCACGAGCATTTCATCGAGCCATGCATCATCAAGGATGCGGCCTATATGCCGCCATCGCTGCCGGGCTTCTCGATTGAAATGAAGCCACAATCGATTGCGGAATACACCTTTAAGGGTTGA
- a CDS encoding DMT family transporter yields the protein MLWTLFGILSGACIAIQAPINAALARGLGSPVTAAAISFLSGAVILGMIAAVTARVTGAIPAFNVPAGWLFVAGGALGCIYVTTSVLLTPRIGAAAVMGLAVAGQLMAGLAADRIGFMGVAVREITAGRIAGAVLLLTGALMIRFL from the coding sequence ATGCTCTGGACCTTGTTCGGCATTCTTTCGGGTGCCTGTATCGCCATTCAGGCTCCCATCAATGCCGCACTGGCTCGCGGGCTTGGATCGCCAGTCACCGCCGCGGCAATATCGTTTCTGTCGGGTGCGGTCATTCTTGGTATGATCGCAGCCGTAACGGCGCGTGTTACCGGCGCAATTCCAGCGTTCAATGTGCCAGCGGGCTGGTTGTTTGTGGCTGGCGGCGCACTCGGCTGCATCTATGTCACGACATCGGTTTTGCTGACACCACGTATCGGGGCTGCCGCCGTGATGGGCCTTGCGGTCGCTGGCCAATTGATGGCCGGACTGGCTGCAGACCGCATTGGTTTCATGGGCGTTGCTGTGCGGGAGATCACTGCGGGACGCATCGCAGGCGCGGTCCTGCTTCTCACCGGCGCGCTGATGATCCGCTTTCTCTGA
- a CDS encoding sensor domain-containing diguanylate cyclase, which yields MLLHDKHRLAVLTSYNTIEMGQDRTLDALCNLVLSTFGVPMAAVSLVDERVTHHIGMAGCTFGDVPNENTFCSRTIESQVPFLVEDATSDDRFAANPFVKDAPGIRFYLGAPLIAPDGSTLGAICALDTKSRPCTSEEILKLTNLASTAVEILSMRRIMRDARKLALVDGLTGIANRTGIELEIEKAILALRNHGLTFSLLYFDVDRFKQVNDERGHSAGDELLRLIGEVLAGRNRPDEVSARPGGDEFIVLRLGGTKASDLAEAQQIKALLDDAVAREGFNVSFSMGLVSFTVAPADVTAALYAADALLYDAKRRGKNLISAGEQK from the coding sequence ATGCTTCTACACGACAAACATCGGCTCGCTGTTCTCACTTCCTACAACACGATCGAGATGGGGCAAGATCGCACATTGGATGCGCTCTGCAATCTCGTCCTATCGACGTTTGGTGTGCCGATGGCAGCGGTCTCTCTGGTCGATGAACGCGTCACGCATCATATTGGCATGGCTGGCTGCACTTTTGGCGATGTGCCCAATGAGAACACCTTCTGCTCACGAACCATCGAAAGCCAAGTGCCCTTTCTGGTGGAAGACGCGACATCCGATGATCGCTTTGCCGCCAATCCCTTCGTGAAAGATGCGCCGGGTATCCGCTTTTATCTTGGCGCACCTCTGATTGCTCCAGACGGCTCGACGCTGGGTGCGATCTGTGCGCTCGATACAAAATCGCGGCCCTGTACCTCTGAAGAAATACTGAAACTCACCAATCTTGCGAGCACCGCCGTCGAAATCCTGAGTATGCGCCGCATCATGCGTGATGCCCGCAAGCTGGCGCTTGTCGACGGTCTGACCGGCATTGCCAATCGCACAGGCATCGAGCTGGAAATCGAGAAGGCCATTTTAGCGCTCCGTAATCATGGGCTGACATTCTCGCTGCTCTATTTCGATGTTGATCGTTTCAAACAGGTCAATGACGAGCGCGGTCACTCTGCAGGCGACGAATTGCTGCGGCTGATCGGAGAAGTGCTTGCCGGGCGCAATCGGCCGGATGAGGTCAGCGCGCGTCCTGGCGGCGATGAGTTCATTGTGCTGCGATTGGGCGGCACCAAGGCAAGCGACCTTGCAGAAGCACAGCAAATCAAGGCTTTGCTTGATGATGCCGTTGCGCGTGAAGGCTTCAATGTCAGTTTCTCGATGGGCCTTGTGAGCTTCACTGTTGCGCCTGCCGATGTGACCGCAGCGCTTTATGCGGCAGATGCTCTGCTCTATGACGCCAAGCGCCGTGGCAAGAATCTGATTTCCGCAGGCGAACAGAAATAA
- the bluB gene encoding 5,6-dimethylbenzimidazole synthase, which produces MKFSPADQNALFNIMRWRRDVRHFLTDPIPDELLTKLHEAMHYAPSVGNSRPWRIFQVESTQKREAVYSLFEASNRQAAHIYDEARANKYQQLKLEAIRTAPVQLAGFTETDPVEGHGLGRQTMASTLEQSTAMAVQNLNLAARSLGLGVGMVSILEPDAMKRLFQVPEHWRFSFYLCIGWPCFESDTPLLHENGWQQNTTLRWDKT; this is translated from the coding sequence ATGAAATTCTCCCCAGCCGATCAGAACGCGCTTTTCAATATTATGCGCTGGCGGCGAGACGTAAGGCATTTCCTGACAGATCCCATACCAGACGAACTGCTCACAAAGCTGCACGAGGCGATGCATTATGCGCCATCTGTCGGCAATTCGCGGCCATGGCGAATCTTCCAGGTTGAAAGCACTCAGAAGCGTGAAGCCGTCTATAGTCTGTTTGAAGCATCAAACCGGCAGGCCGCACACATCTATGATGAAGCTCGTGCCAACAAATATCAGCAACTCAAACTCGAAGCCATTCGCACCGCCCCTGTGCAACTGGCTGGCTTCACCGAGACCGACCCTGTGGAGGGCCATGGGCTTGGTCGGCAGACCATGGCATCAACGCTTGAACAAAGCACGGCAATGGCTGTGCAGAACCTCAATCTCGCTGCCCGCTCTCTCGGTCTTGGCGTTGGCATGGTTTCGATTCTTGAACCGGACGCCATGAAGAGGCTGTTTCAGGTACCAGAACACTGGCGCTTTAGTTTCTATCTCTGTATCGGCTGGCCATGTTTCGAGAGCGATACGCCACTTCTGCATGAAAACGGCTGGCAGCAAAATACGACCCTTCGTTGGGACAAAACCTAG
- the yacG gene encoding DNA gyrase inhibitor YacG: MSDKKDISTAPDARVTPLRPTRPCPECSKPSSRDSYPFCSPRCKSIDLNRWLSGSYVIPGKTIEEEEENDN; this comes from the coding sequence ATGAGTGACAAGAAAGACATATCCACCGCACCGGATGCACGCGTAACGCCGTTACGGCCTACTCGTCCCTGCCCGGAATGCAGCAAGCCTTCGTCTCGCGATTCTTATCCCTTCTGTTCACCGCGTTGCAAAAGCATCGACCTCAATCGTTGGCTTTCGGGAAGCTATGTCATCCCGGGAAAAACCATCGAAGAAGAGGAAGAGAACGACAACTGA